Below is a window of Salvelinus fontinalis isolate EN_2023a chromosome 31, ASM2944872v1, whole genome shotgun sequence DNA.
actctgatagcatatcccgagagagccatatttctgtgaaacagagtatatTACCAGTCGATATTACTTACCAAGCCAAGCAGACAGACCCAGCGCCAGGATAAAGTGATTAAGGGTGCAGTTGAAATCGGTGAGGGgggacatttttggggggttcttgcattggaattatattgaattccGAGAACATTGTGAGCTTTTGAAGTGACAGGTTGCTGCCAAATCTGTAGCCCATCTCCGCTACGCTgtatcagcacaatggacagTGCCCTACACACTAAAGAAAGGCCATTTTGGAAATTAATATAGGCTACCAGATAGGGTAATTCACCTATTACAAACAGCCTATGTGAATGCAGCCAAACACAGCTGTCTCACCAAAATAATGCAAGCTAAATGCTGAAAGTAGAAACCTAGTAACTCATGCAAAACAAAAAAACTGAATAGCAGTTTGGCTTGGATTACCGACACAACTGCAAATGCAAACAAATGAATGTGAACAGAACAGGGGTAGGCCTACTATAGGCCTATAAACCAAATATCAGATCGATAAAGGCATAATACAATCTATATTTAGACTAGTTACTTTAACAGTAAACAAAAAACGCAGTAAACAAAAGGCAAATGCAAATAACCAAAAcatagcctacagcctactacagtgagacgcAGTCATGCACAGCTGTCTTGCCAAATACATAGACCTGTAGGCCTATTTCAAACATGGATGCAGCTCATGAGTTCAGCAACATGTTACGATACGGCACAATACACTTCTGTGGATCAAATTCACCCCCACCCACTCAATCAATTAAGCAATGCCGGCCTACCACAAACACGTTTCCAATACGCACAGTTCCATTTACAACCACGAAAAGCAATAGGCTACCAAGAAAGCTTACATTCTATTTCTACGGTTATCTATTTCTACCATGAAACATGCCTATGCATTATAATTATATTTAATTCTGCTTAGATCACCCTATACCACAATAAACAAAAAAGTTCAAATGCCGAGACCATTGAGTGCTTTTGACCAAGAAGTGACAGGTTGGCACTCTATCGGCACCACGATACACGACGCAAGGTTGGTTTTGGCAATGAAAATAAAGGCTGGCTAAATAAGTCATTTTGCCATTCCTTACCCTAGGGTTTTGCTGAGAATGACACCACTGGCTTTATACCAGTGGTGTCTTTATACAAAATCTACCAGCTAAATCGTTTCTTACCCTTTCAGAAGAGTTGCAGCCTCCTTGACGATCTGTTGAACTTCCTGAGTAATTGATCATTGACTCCAAAATCTTCTTGTAAGATCCCCCTCTAATGCCAGTTGGATTAGTTGACCTTTCCTTGGGTGTAGCATGCTTCTTCTGTGCTGACTGAACACATTTGCCGAAGTGGAAAATGAATTCTTAACAGCTGCCTGTCATTAACAAGTGTTGACACCTCAGTTTCCATTAGGGCTGTCCGTTACCTAGAGCCAAtttatctgaccatttctacCGATGTACATGCCAGTTCTGATTTTTATATacacattttcgtggaacagtttcatttaatttataatagtcttgtatatatatatttgaagttGGGAAAATATGGTAAAAATGCAGAATGGTGTTAAACGCCTGCAAACAGCTTGGGGGGTTAAATTATTTCACAGATTTAATCATGTAATATTAGGCTTACTGATGATTTCTCATTATCTACTTGCAAGCTACTCATTGACAGTCCACGAGCTACCGGACATGCAGTTTTCTGCTAATGTGCAACATTTGGTAGGCTGATGGAAGGCTACTCCGAGTCAGAGTCTGTGGCACAGAGACGCCTAATCTCAACATGCCGTGCCCATCATGGTTCGTACAGGAAAAGTGAAATGATGCAATGAGTTTGCTGGCGGTGCACGCAGATCAAATGATATGTAACAACACCACAGGACATGAAACAACGATGCAAATGTAACAACAGCACAACAAAATagagaaaacatttatttttcaggTGAAAAAGGGTGCAACTAGTGCTTTCTAACTGCACTGAACCAAAATAGTGGGGCGGAACTGAAGCAAGACTTTCCAGTGAGCAAAACCATtcatcatggggggggggggggggggggggggggggcacggtcTGTTAATTATTATATCATATATTAGATGGATGTATCTATTTTAATACAGACTTGCTCAAAACATTACCAATCATTTGAAAATGACAAATTACCAAATGGATCATGATCActttctggtaaaaaaaaaaagtgaaggtGCAAAAACACAAGTTTGCATCCCTATTTTGAAAGTGGGGGTGCAGTTTGCTCCAATGCTCAGGCGCCTACGTGCCATTTTAACACATGCCACACACCTTGTAACATTCTTTCCTCTGCTGTTTTCCCAGGCTGGATGCAGGCAACTGTAAGCGTGTGAACGTGGGCGGGAGCCAGGCGGCCTCGTATCTCCAGCGTCTGCTCCAGCTGAAGTACCCTGGTCACCTGGCGGCCGTCACCCTCAGCCGCATGGAGGAGCTGCTCCACGAACACAGCTACACAGCCACAGACTACCACCAAGGTCTGCCTGCCATGAGGCCAGAGATGTAGTGCGATTATATGAAACAGTAATTGTGATGCCTTACTTTATATGTGATTCATTTCCTgactctctcggtgtctctcagAGCTGGAAAAGTGGCGCAGTGTAGAGTTCTATGAGCAGGAGGTGCACCGCATGCAGCTGCCCTTCTCTGCCAAGGGGCTGGGCTGCGTGGTGAGtgtggaggagaggcaggagagacgCACCCAGCAGCTGCGCAGGCTACAGGAGATCAACGCCCGGCGCAGGGAGGAGAAGCTACAGCAGGACCAAGAGCGGTTGGATAAACTACTGACAGTGCAGGCAAGAACCATTACCTTTTAACGACTTGGTCAACTATGAACCTTAACCGCTACCCCTTTTCTCCCCTAAACCACCACATTTCACTTATAGACCTAAGCGTTAAAGCTTTCCTTGACATTTTAACCACCAGTCGTTTCCATTGAGGTaaaccgtgtgtgtgtgggcttgGTCATGTGCGTAGGAGCTGTTGGAGGACGGCTACCTGGAGCAGTTCCATAAGAACCTGGTACAGCTGAACATGGACTCTGCTGAGGAGCTGCAGTCCTACATCAACAAGCTGAGCCTGGTGGTGGAGCAGGGCAGGCAGCGGCTCTTACAGGTGATCATAGTGGCTAGCAAACGATAGCATTGAATTAGGATGACAACAATGTCCAACAAAACAGTTCTTTCAAAACAGCCTAGACTATGGCAACGTATCACAGTGTTGGGAATAATGTTGGTGTTAAACTAATTGACAAGTAagaaatctctctctgtcaggccTCAGAAATGGAGCAGCCAATGGACGAAGGGGACGGGGTGACAGAGATGGATCCAGACTTCGGCgaggaaaacacagagacagaaaagcCTGTGCAGGTAAAGCAATATTCTCTACTATTTTAATGGTATAAACACAACAGTCTGAACCACATTCATACAGAACAAAATATAGATTGTGATTAAACCTCTTGTGATGGAGGCTCCACTAGCCCTGTTGACAATCTCCTCTCGCCACAGCCGGTGTTTAACATGGCAGAGTACCATCAGCTGTTTGTGGGTACGGAGCGCCTGCGAGTCTCAGAGATCCTCTTCCAGCCGTCGCTGATAGGAGAAGACCAGATGGGCATGATGGAGACTCTGCAGTATGTCTTAGCCAGGTAATCTACTGCACGTTTCCTCGCTATACATGTTTGATTGTACATTTAATAAAAACAACACGCAGGTGGCCACAACAACTAGAACATGATTAACATAGTAGCTGAAGAGGTTGATCATAGTTTGCATGACTTGACTGTGTGCAGGTATACTCCTGAGCAGCAGGAGGCACTGGCCCGTAATGTGTTCCTGACGGGAGGGAACCTACAGTATCCAGGTAtgaaggagaggatagagagagagctgctGGCCATGAGGCCCTTCCAGTCGCACTTCCAGGTACAGTAAACGTCTGTGTATGTGGTAATTTACTGCTCCTAAGGACACCGTTGTGTCATGCAACTTATATTGGTTCATGTTGAGACAAAGGTAGGGCAAGAGTATTCTATACCAGCAGTATAAATACTCAGTGACTTGTACAAGTCTTAATTTAAACAATATGGTGATAAGGAGAGAACCATATTACAACTTACAGaacattcggaaactattcagactacttgactttttccacattttgttacgttactactttattctaaaatggatttaaaaaaaatatataatccccctcaatctacacacaataccccataatgacaaagcaagagcaggtttttagaaatatcacatttacataagtaatcagacactttactctgtgctttgttgaagcacctttggcagcgattacagcctcgagtcttcttttgtatgacgctacaagcttggcacacctgtatttggggggtttctcacatatttctctgcagatccactcaagctctgtcaggttggatggggagcgtcgttgcaaagctattttcaggtctctccagagatgttcgatcgggttcaagtctgggctctggcggggtcactcaaggacattcagagacttgtcccgaggccactcctgcattgtcttggctgtgtgcttagggtccttgtcctgttggcaggtgaaccttcgccccagtctgaggtcctgagcgctctgaagcaagttttcatcaaggatctccctgtactttgctccgttcatctttccctcgatcctgactagtctcccagtccctgctgctgaaaaacacccgcacagcatgatgctgccaccaccaagcttcaccgtagggacggtgccaggtttcctccagacgtgacacttgacattcaggccaaagagttcaatcttggtttcatcagaaaccattcatcttgtttctcatggtctgggagtcctttacgtgccttttggcaaattccaagtgggctgtcatgtgccttttactgaggagttgcttccgtctggccactctaccataaaggcctgattggtggagtgctgcagagatggttgttcttctggaaggttctcccatctccacagaggaactctggagctctgccagagtgcccatagggttcttggtcacctccctgacaaaaggcccttctcccccgattgctcagtttggctgggtggccagctctaggaagagtcttggtggttccaaacttcttccattttaagaatgattgaggtcactgtgttcttggggaccttcaatactgcagaaatgttttggtacccttccccagatctgtgcctcgacacaatcctgtctcggagctctacggacaattccttcaacatcatggcttagttttttgctctgacatgcactgtcaactgtgggaccttatatagacaggtgtgtaccttttcaaatcatgtccaaccaattgaatttaccccaggtggactccaatgaaggtgtagaaacatctcaagggtgatcaatgaaaaaaaggatgcacctgacctcaattttgagtctcatagcaaaaagggtctgaatacttaagtaaataaagtatttctgttttttattttttatacatttgcaaatttAAAATTctcgttttcgctttgtcattatggggtattgtgtgttggtcgatttttattttattttttattgaacctttatttaactaggcaagtcagttaagaacaaattcttatttacaaagacggcctacaccggccaaacccggatgacgctgggccaattgtgcgccgccctatgggactcccaatcacgtccggttgtgatacagcctggaatcgaaccagggtctgtagtgatgcctctagcactgagagacagtgccttagaccactgcgccactcgggagccctgagtgattgaaaaaaatattttaataaattttaggatatggttgtaacgtaacaaaatgtggaaaaactgaagtggtctgaatactttctgaatgtactgtagtTGAGCAGCATAGTACACTGTTTTGACTCTGCTCTCCAGGTGATGATGGCGTCGCGGCCTGCGGTGGATGCCTGGTACGGGGCTCGGGACTGGGCCTTGGATCACCCCCCTGGCGGGGAGGGCTGGATCAGCCGGCAGGACTACGAGGAGAAGGGCGGTGAGTATCTGAGCGAGCACTGTGCCTCCAACGTCTTCATCCCCATGAAGATCGCCAAACCAGTCCCGCGCCTTGCTGAACCTCTGTTAGTGCCCATCACCACGATGACAGCAGCTTCCCCCGACAGTGTTTCAGCCTCTCCATCAACCGTCACCTTGGCACCGACCCAAACTTGAACTCCTCCACTTTCTCTCATGAGCACGTATGGGAAAGAGCAAAACTAGGTGGGTGCATCTCACTGTATATATCATGGTGCTGTGCATTTTGGGATTTCAAATTAGCACAGATGATGATGGACCAATGGACCACTCATGTTGAATGGTTACAACTTTAGACTGGTCTGAAGGCATTGGGCTGTTTGGTTGTGTTAGTCCTTTTTATACTTCATCACATAAATGATTTGGGTTTTTACCTGTGGAGTTTTTATAATCAAATCAAGCTATGTTTAAGATTCAGTCAAGGATATGTTGTCAACCAAACATCTAGATACCACAAGCTGGCATTTGCGGTCAAATATTGCAATAAAAACATACTTTTTGTATAGCGACTGTTTTGTGTAAGACTGTGAAGTTCTTCTTTGTTGTATGCTGTATCTAGAAGAGAGAAATCCATATCCACATGAGTATGACTGCAGTACACCATTATGCCACAGGGTGGTattagtctacagtacagtagattttttcccacacacacacctttgaccAAACAACTGAATGCTCAGCCAATACAAGCTCTTCAGCAGCTTGTAAAGCACCATTGGCCGCATTACTAGGATGTAGGAACATCCCCTTTTTACAGATGTTTTGTTATAGAGATACACATAGTTTGATCTCTATTGTAGTATTGCCACACTGTGTCCTGttagatatacagtgccttcagaaagtattcataccccttgacttattccacattgttgtgttagcctgaatttaaaatgtattaattctttctttttttctcacccaactacacacaataccccataatgacaaagtgaaaacgtgtttttagaaatgtttgcaaatgtattgaaaattaaatacagatatctaatttacataagtactttgtagaagcacctttgccagcaattacagctgtgagtctttctgggtaagtctttaagagctttccacacctagattgtgcaacatttgcacattattcttttcaaaattcttcaagctttgtcaaattgattgttgaatcattgctagacaaccagtttcaggtcttgccatagattttaaagtaaatttaagtcaaaactaacttggccactcaggaacattccctgttttcttggtaagcaactccagtttatatgtggccttgtgttttaagttattgtcctcctgagaggtgaattcatctcccagtgtctggtggaaggcagactgaaccaggttttcctctaggattttgcctatgcttagctccattccgtgtcttttttatcctgaaaaacttcccAGTCCTTCATGATTAcatgcatacccataacatgatacagccactaCTCTGCTTGAAATTATGGAGAGTGGTGCTCAGTAATGTGTTATTAGATTTGCCCCCAACATAACaccttgtattcaggacaaaaagtgaattgctttgccacattctttgcagtattactttagtgcattgttgcaaacaggatgcatgttttggaatattattatttctgtacaggcttccttcttttcactcttgtCAATAAGGTTAGTAGTGTggtgtaactacaatgttgttgattcatcctcagttttctcctttcatagccattaaactttgtaactgttttaaagtcaccataggCCTCTTGGTGAAATCactgagctgtttccttcctctccagcaagtGAGTTAGGTatggatgcctgtatctttgtagtggctgggtgtattagtacaccatccaaattgtaatttattaacttcatcatgctcaaatggatattcaatgtcagcttcttctttttttttgcccatctaccaataggtgcctttctttggtagatattggaaaacctccctggtctttgtggttgaatctgtgtttgaaattcactgctccactgagggaccttacagataattgaatgtgtggggtacagagatgaggtagtcattaaaaaaatcctattgcacacagtgagtccatgcaacttattaggtGACGTGCAAATCTTTACTCCTGAatgtatttaggcttgtcataaaaaaagggttgaatacttactgaatcaagacatttcagctgtaCATTTTTTTCTGAATTAATAAAAATGTCAAActatttcactttgacatttgGTATTGTATGTATGCCAGAGGCAAAAATCTCaactgaatccattttaaatttaggcgataacacaacaaaataaggacaaagtaaaggggtatgaatactttctgaaggcacgatAACACCCCTCAGTGTTGCTTCTCTGCCACAGCAAGCTTCGAACATGTCAAAGGAGAGGGATAAATGTATGATTGATTTGAATGGTTGGGTAAACTTTTGTAGTAATTGTAAAGCTGGCAGCATCATCGGGCAACTCCCCTAGGTGTAACTCCCAGTCTGTGAATACTCATCACACAGGGCATTGGCAGCCAGACatccagtaccagtcaaaagtttggacacacctaattccagggtttttcttaaattttgacttttctacattgtagaataatagtgaagacataaatactttaaaataacacatatggaatcatgtagtaaaaaagCGTTTaagacaaaatatattttatatttgagattctaagtaaccaccctttgccttgatgacatctttgtacactcttggcattctctcaaccaacttcatgaggtagtcacctgtaatgcattttaattaacaggtgtgccatgttaaaagttaatttgtggaatttctttccttaatgcatttgagtcaatcagttgtgttgtgacaaggtagagttggtatacagaagatagccctatttggtaaaagaacaggtccatattatggcaagaacatctcaaataagcaaagagaaacagtccatcattactttaagacatgaaggtcagtcaatgcggaaaattaaGTACGTTTAAAGtttagtgcagtcgcaaaaaccatcaagcactgatctaactggctctcatgaggaccgccacagcaaagaaagacccagagttacctctgctgcagaggatacattcgttagagttaccagcctcagaaattgcagcccaaataaatgcttcagagttcaagtaacagacacatctcaacatcaactgttcagaggagactgtgtgaatcaagccTTAAGGGTcacattgctgcaaagaaaccactactaaaggacaccaataataataagagacttgcttgggccaagaaatacgagcaatggacattagaccggtgaaaatctgtcctttggtctgatgagtgcaaatttgagatttttggttccaaccgctgtgtctttgtgagattgagtgtaggtgaacggatgatctgcatgtgtggttcccaccgtgaagcatgaaggaggtggtgtgggggtgctttgctggtgacactgactgATCTATTTAgtattcaaggcacacttgaaccagcgtggctaccacagcattctgcagcgatacgccatcccatctggattgcgcttagtgggactgtcatttgtttttcaacaggatattgacccaaaacacacctccaggctgtgtatgggcaatttgaccaagaaggaggagtgatggagtgctgcatcagatgacctggcctccacaatcaccgacCCTaagccaattgagatggtttgagatgagttggaccgcagagtgaaggaaaagcagccaacaagtgcttagtatatgtgggaactccttcaagactgtttgaaaagcattcctcatgaagctggttgagagaatgccaagagtgtgcaaagcagtcaaggcaaagggaggctactttgaagaatctaaaatctattttgatttaacacttatttggttactacatgattccatatgtgttatttcatagtttcgatgtcttcactattactctacaatgtagaaaataataaatataaagaaaaaaaaccttgaatgagtaggtgtgtccaaacttttgactggttctgtacatCTTCCTCAGCACAGGATTTATGAGTATTAGCAGACACCATTGTGTCCAGAGTtccatgagcatggccttatttctgttacagcatattggatgactgtcattcatattccattcacccagctcaatgtaacaatgataggtttaggctactacaagATGCTAGAATTTTCCCTATAGCCATCgtaaggttgctacaacctagcctatgaatgaaagtttacaatgtaggtgcacacaggtcgagataaAAAATTAGGAggtgacagtgacacattcactaccgccttgcacactcttgcctgcatctagctgatacagggtgtaatcattagtccaacagttgcaaacaagagtttctattggacaaattcaggtatgtttattcccgttttgttccgtttgcttccgttctACAGAATcgacggaatgaatacacccctgatcaagcATAAAcatagttcactttcatagcagccacgttgtattccttcttttATCTATGCGCTCTACTCCTCTCACcttttgcttgtggacttcaatgcacaaaacatcagctgtatgtgaccaggcgaaaaaaaactttccaaaccatatcataaccgctacacacagcctacatcgttgtcaccatattagctaaagtaacgtcatagtcaacatagctaatagaaataaTGCGTTAGAAAAACAGTTACAATCATGCAATAACgttagtcagtaagcagtttagcagtacATGGACAGGCCCGgttggcaataaattagtaaaaccaaaagcttaccttgacttggaagagttccagtgttgtgttggataatcATAGCCAGCTAGATAACCTATTATCCCGCTGTTTGAGCAGGGTactttgagtaggctaaactagctgaCTGCATTTGCTAGtaagtgaaaatgaaaatgaaaaacaATTACAAAatctctctcgcttctccttaattttggaagaaatgtatttgttcaaaactgttcaactattgtctttctctctcattgagtcaactactcaccacattttatgcactgcagtgcttgctagctgtagcttatgctttcagtactagattccttctctgatcctttgattggtggacaacatgtcagttcatctgataggttggaggacgtcctccggaagttgtcataattactgtgtaagtctatggaagcgggtgagaaccatgagcgtcccaggttttgtattgaagtcaatgtacccagaggaggacggaagctagctgtcctgcGACTACACCATGGTGGTAACTACAGAGTTACCACCATGGTAGCTTatgtcctcccgggtggcgcagtggtctagggcactgcatcgcagtgctagctgctccaccggagtctctgggttcgcgcccaggctctgtcgcagccggccgcaaccgggaggtccgtggggcgacgcacaattggcatagcgtcgtccgggttagggaggctttggccggtagggatatccttgtctcagtatgtaaaaatgtaataaaatgtatgcactctactgtaagtcgctctggataagagcgtctgctaaatgactaaaatgtaaaaaaatgtaaaatgtacagagtgctgttgaggctactgaaGACGTTCATTGCAAAAATAATGGGttgtaatcaattatttggtgacgtgattatatagtatagttttatctaagaaggataactttttttatgttttaaaatatatatttttatgaaattcactgaggaggatggtccttctTCCTCTGATGAGCTTCCACTGGCAGACACAGTCTGACTTGAATGAACCCAGCCCAAAAAAGTGTGTATATGATAAGATTATCTGAGAGGACTGATCTATGGTGGGGAAGAGCAGGTTAAATTATATGTATATTGTCCTCAGAACACACCATGAACAACCTCAAACTATAGTTTTCCAGACTCTTTTTTGTAGAACAATTCAGCAATCCCATACCAAAACATGATCCACAATCTTATGCATGATTAACATTCTTAATCAAGGATATACATATGACTTGACTAGTtgttcaacaggaagtattacaaATGGCTTTGTACTGACCTTTGCAGCAGCCGTAGAACCATTGATAATTTAATGTACAAGGCTTTCGGCCAGCCCCAAAGGAAACAGCAGGGAGTAATTTTACCCCATAGATACAGACAATAACAATGAAGCTGTTCAAAAGGCAAACAAGCCAATAATCACGTTAACAGAGGAGTGACGCAGCGCATCAAAACACTTGTTTCACTAAACTGCTTGATATGACTAAATCATATTCCCTCTGTACCCCCCCCCCTTCAAAAGTATAAAAGAGAGCGCATTCATTCTATTTTCCCGTCAAATGGGGAACACTGCAGCTATATTTGAGTGTCATTGGCCACCTGACAACTGGATCATCATCACAGTCGGGAGAAAACAGCATTTCCTGCCGTGACCCTGGTGATAGAAAGACATTTTAAACAGAACACATGCCgtgaattatttttatttatttcacctttatttaaccaggtaggccagttgagaacaagttctcatttacaactgcgacctggccaagataaagcatagcagtgcgacacaaacaacaacacagagttacacatggaataaacaaatgtacagtgtaacggcgttcctctctctcttcataagaagaggaggtgtagtgatcgagccaaggcgcagcgggttgtgaaaacatgatgagttttatttataagacaaaacgaaacaaactatacttgaataaac
It encodes the following:
- the actr5 gene encoding actin-related protein 5, whose translation is MTSKTDTTCKIFSFQDYKSSPDPIFEISGECLQPSPVPIIIDNGSFQTRAGWACKGDELGAPRLLFKSVAARSRGAARSETQIGNDISNLEPVRWLLKSQFDRNVVVNFEIQELMFDYIFSHLGVVTEGSVEHPIVLTEAPCNPLHSRQMMSELLFECYRVPHVSYGVDCLYSLYYNNALSNLTPLHTGIVLSSGYHCSHILPVINGRLDAGNCKRVNVGGSQAASYLQRLLQLKYPGHLAAVTLSRMEELLHEHSYTATDYHQELEKWRSVEFYEQEVHRMQLPFSAKGLGCVVSVEERQERRTQQLRRLQEINARRREEKLQQDQERLDKLLTVQELLEDGYLEQFHKNLVQLNMDSAEELQSYINKLSLVVEQGRQRLLQASEMEQPMDEGDGVTEMDPDFGEENTETEKPVQPVFNMAEYHQLFVGTERLRVSEILFQPSLIGEDQMGMMETLQYVLARYTPEQQEALARNVFLTGGNLQYPGMKERIERELLAMRPFQSHFQVMMASRPAVDAWYGARDWALDHPPGGEGWISRQDYEEKGGEYLSEHCASNVFIPMKIAKPVPRLAEPLLVPITTMTAASPDSVSASPSTVTLAPTQT